The following coding sequences are from one Shewanella eurypsychrophilus window:
- a CDS encoding DUF962 domain-containing protein produces the protein MSDLESERYQSFKEFYPFYLSQHSNTTCRNLHYVGSIFVLTLLILSIYFEYYPLLILMPIVGYGFAWVGHFFFENNRPATFQYPIYSFFADWVMLAQRVARFFRQ, from the coding sequence ATGAGTGATTTAGAGTCAGAGCGTTATCAAAGTTTTAAGGAGTTTTATCCTTTCTACTTAAGCCAACATAGCAATACAACCTGCCGTAACTTACATTATGTTGGCAGTATTTTTGTACTAACTCTTCTGATTTTGAGTATTTATTTTGAGTACTATCCCTTGTTAATTTTAATGCCCATTGTTGGTTATGGCTTCGCTTGGGTTGGTCATTTTTTCTTTGAAAATAATCGACCCGCTACTTTTCAATATCCCATCTACAGCTTTTTTGCTGATTGGGTCATGTTAGCCCAAAGAGTGGCTCGGTTTTTCAGGCAATAA
- a CDS encoding GNAT family N-acetyltransferase, with amino-acid sequence MDNQTLEDYRAVYLTAEDLRVAASILYNAYHDDPFFIESLHFGNLAMYEQKLRGAIREELNELWQQEQTLIGLFEEQRMVGVACIVTQQLPLGESRYWHWRLKMLISTGWQSTQALIKKETCLLEHLPSSHCGILQFIAISPVEQNKGLGGQLVQAVMSWCDEQPELDGVGVFASEHQHAQLFSQHGFAVIENLFIGKVQGELLFYRGRDSE; translated from the coding sequence ATAGATAATCAAACTCTAGAAGATTACCGAGCAGTGTACCTAACAGCAGAAGATCTTCGCGTTGCCGCTTCCATTCTCTATAACGCCTATCACGACGATCCATTTTTTATTGAATCATTGCATTTTGGCAATCTTGCAATGTATGAACAAAAGCTTAGGGGGGCAATAAGAGAAGAGTTAAACGAGCTATGGCAGCAAGAGCAAACCTTAATCGGTTTATTTGAAGAGCAACGTATGGTTGGCGTTGCTTGCATTGTGACTCAGCAACTTCCTCTAGGCGAATCTCGTTATTGGCACTGGCGCTTAAAAATGTTGATCAGTACTGGTTGGCAATCCACACAAGCTTTAATCAAAAAGGAAACATGTTTGTTAGAGCATCTGCCTAGCTCTCATTGTGGCATATTACAGTTTATTGCAATATCGCCAGTGGAACAGAATAAAGGATTAGGTGGACAACTAGTCCAAGCAGTTATGAGCTGGTGTGATGAGCAACCAGAACTGGATGGAGTGGGTGTTTTTGCCAGTGAACATCAACATGCTCAACTTTTTAGTCAACATGGTTTTGCCGTTATAGAGAACCTGTTTATCGGTAAAGTTCAAGGTGAACTATTATTTTACCGGGGCAGAGACAGTGAATAA
- a CDS encoding DUF2789 domain-containing protein, translated as MDTTPQDLSHLFEQLGLDNSDENIERFITSHTIPANILLCQAEFWNESQKSFLKESIEEDAQWSELIDHLDAQLR; from the coding sequence ATGGATACGACTCCTCAAGATCTTAGCCACTTATTCGAACAATTAGGATTAGATAATAGCGATGAAAATATTGAAAGGTTTATCACCAGCCACACGATTCCAGCAAATATATTGCTATGTCAGGCAGAGTTCTGGAATGAGTCGCAAAAAAGTTTTTTAAAAGAATCAATTGAAGAGGACGCCCAGTGGTCAGAACTGATTGACCATTTAGACGCCCAACTTAGATAG
- a CDS encoding DUF3192 domain-containing protein, with amino-acid sequence MGLAFISLASLSLSGCVLNIGDGESDWNGQDGWEAKQNVNRANLSKLSLGMSRDQVAILMGTADFNEAYMEKDKQVHVLFYRTQRTNGDGKTTKDECTPVVISNNALVGWGSMAYKNI; translated from the coding sequence ATGGGTTTAGCATTTATTAGTCTCGCAAGTTTAAGCTTATCTGGTTGCGTACTCAATATTGGAGATGGAGAATCTGATTGGAATGGTCAAGATGGCTGGGAAGCAAAGCAAAATGTTAACCGTGCAAATTTATCAAAATTAAGCCTAGGCATGAGCAGAGATCAAGTGGCAATCTTAATGGGTACTGCAGATTTTAACGAGGCCTATATGGAGAAAGATAAACAAGTTCATGTACTTTTTTATCGAACGCAGCGTACAAATGGCGATGGTAAGACCACCAAAGATGAATGTACTCCAGTGGTCATCAGTAATAACGCACTTGTCGGCTGGGGAAGCATGGCTTACAAAAATATTTAA
- a CDS encoding Zn-ribbon-containing protein, translating into MHVVELRFECFDNTTITAAEKTINGLLEAYRANGQILGREFAVAFNDGEFKVRLLMPEKSSLAKRFNSPWVQRALCELTEAKLLAPREKYIGQDINSEVSSSETPSWQLVYTSYVHMCSPVRNGDTLQPIPLYQLPATFNGDHKRIIRWQTEWQACDELQMAAATKAEFAALEELTSPSSDLFRRGWDIRGRIEYLTKIPTYYYLYRVGGDNLASEKSRACPRCGNKEWLLEEPLLDMFHFRCDNCRIVSNISWDHL; encoded by the coding sequence ATGCATGTCGTCGAATTAAGATTCGAATGTTTTGACAACACCACAATTACCGCAGCAGAAAAAACCATTAATGGTTTACTCGAAGCATATAGAGCCAATGGGCAAATACTCGGACGTGAATTTGCAGTGGCTTTCAACGATGGCGAGTTCAAAGTTAGATTACTGATGCCAGAAAAGAGTAGCCTAGCGAAACGTTTTAATAGTCCATGGGTTCAACGTGCACTGTGTGAACTTACAGAGGCAAAGTTACTCGCCCCCAGAGAAAAATACATTGGCCAAGACATCAACTCTGAAGTCAGTAGTTCTGAAACGCCAAGCTGGCAGCTGGTCTATACCAGCTATGTGCACATGTGCTCACCAGTAAGAAATGGTGATACTTTACAGCCTATCCCTCTCTACCAACTTCCAGCAACATTTAATGGCGATCATAAACGTATTATTCGCTGGCAAACTGAATGGCAGGCATGCGACGAACTGCAGATGGCTGCGGCAACAAAAGCTGAATTTGCAGCATTAGAGGAACTAACCTCTCCTTCAAGTGATCTGTTTCGACGAGGCTGGGATATCAGAGGTCGTATTGAATACTTAACAAAAATTCCAACTTACTATTACCTCTACCGAGTAGGTGGGGATAATTTAGCATCTGAAAAGTCCCGAGCTTGCCCACGCTGTGGAAATAAAGAATGGCTCCTTGAAGAGCCATTGCTTGATATGTTCCATTTCCGTTGCGACAACTGCAGAATAGTGTCAAACATCTCATGGGATCATCTTTAG
- the syd gene encoding SecY-interacting protein, with translation MSSLPALDNFLNTYHQAYLDKLGESPRYYPKGENSDCIEGDFTAELESEDNDDLIVYWKPVKRQDLGSFENVESALELELQADIHGFYGANFSAPLLFESHWGEGELLQAWNLTDFDYLQQNIIGHLMMKKKLKQSPTWFIGVLGDGDKMLTVDNSDGSVWIEIPGEEPSEKLSDSLDDFISQLIPRVAPPELHIEESMPELDHPGMLNRIKLMWRNLRGK, from the coding sequence GTGTCTTCTCTGCCTGCATTAGATAATTTTTTGAATACCTATCACCAAGCTTACTTAGATAAGTTAGGGGAATCGCCTCGATACTACCCAAAAGGTGAAAACTCTGACTGTATCGAAGGCGACTTTACAGCAGAACTTGAGTCGGAAGATAATGATGACCTTATCGTTTATTGGAAGCCAGTTAAACGTCAAGATTTAGGATCTTTTGAAAACGTTGAGTCGGCGCTTGAGCTTGAACTTCAAGCAGATATTCATGGCTTTTATGGCGCAAATTTTTCGGCGCCTCTGTTGTTTGAGAGTCATTGGGGCGAAGGAGAGTTACTTCAGGCGTGGAACCTCACTGACTTTGATTATCTGCAGCAAAATATTATCGGTCATCTGATGATGAAGAAAAAGCTGAAGCAATCACCGACTTGGTTTATTGGTGTCTTAGGAGATGGCGATAAGATGCTCACGGTCGATAACAGTGATGGCAGTGTTTGGATTGAGATCCCAGGCGAAGAGCCATCAGAGAAGCTATCTGACAGCTTAGATGATTTTATCAGCCAGCTGATCCCGCGAGTGGCACCTCCAGAACTTCATATCGAAGAATCTATGCCTGAGTTGGACCATCCGGGAATGTTGAATCGAATTAAGCTAATGTGGCGCAACCTGCGCGGCAAGTAA